A genomic segment from Desulfurispirillum indicum S5 encodes:
- the miaA gene encoding tRNA (adenosine(37)-N6)-dimethylallyltransferase MiaA produces the protein METVPQIIVIAGPTAVGKTQVATEVCRRVGGAIVGCDSRQVFRHLSIGTAKPDATELDGTAHHMLDVAGPGETYHAHRYAREAAQIINQLLHNGVVPVLTVGTGLFYEALQFELISTPTIDPVCRNQATEAVSHDRNAIHALACTQDPEYAPKLKAGDTQRLIRWYEIYLQTGRPMSTFFRDITRQQPRYPALNFVLTRERRELYGRINQRVDTMLEQGLIEEIREAINRGYDFRQIPVVGYTELLPCLDGEASLESCIAEVKKNSRRYAKRQLTWFRNRLQMREIHLSTTGIEQGIEMIVTAWQTSRDTST, from the coding sequence GTGGAAACAGTTCCTCAGATAATCGTCATCGCTGGCCCCACCGCCGTCGGCAAAACCCAGGTGGCAACGGAAGTCTGCCGGCGCGTTGGTGGAGCCATCGTGGGCTGTGACAGTCGTCAGGTCTTCCGCCACCTCTCCATCGGAACCGCAAAACCCGATGCCACCGAACTTGACGGCACTGCTCACCACATGCTGGACGTGGCAGGCCCCGGCGAGACCTATCACGCCCACCGTTACGCCCGCGAAGCCGCCCAGATCATCAATCAGCTCCTGCACAATGGTGTGGTTCCGGTACTCACGGTGGGAACCGGCCTGTTCTATGAAGCGCTGCAGTTTGAACTGATCTCCACCCCCACCATTGATCCCGTCTGCCGCAACCAGGCCACCGAAGCGGTATCCCATGATCGCAACGCCATTCACGCCCTGGCCTGTACTCAGGACCCCGAGTACGCTCCCAAGCTCAAGGCCGGCGATACTCAGCGCCTGATACGCTGGTACGAAATCTACCTGCAGACGGGTCGCCCCATGAGCACCTTTTTCCGCGACATCACCCGGCAGCAGCCCCGCTACCCGGCCCTGAACTTTGTGCTGACCCGCGAACGCCGGGAGCTGTATGGACGCATCAATCAGCGGGTAGACACCATGCTGGAGCAAGGCTTGATCGAAGAGATCCGCGAAGCCATCAACCGCGGCTACGACTTCAGGCAGATTCCCGTAGTTGGCTATACGGAGCTGCTGCCCTGCCTGGATGGTGAAGCCAGTCTGGAAAGCTGCATCGCAGAAGTGAAAAAAAACAGCCGCCGCTACGCCAAGCGCCAGCTGACCTGGTTTCGCAACCGACTGCAGATGCGGGAAATCCACCTGAGCACCACTGGCATTGAACAGGGTATTGAAATGATCGTCACCGCCTGGCAGACTTCCCGTGACACTTCCACATAA
- a CDS encoding TolC family protein yields the protein MGNRIVPAAFFALLCAATALANGHVREVSFVEAYHLALENNKAILLEEISQRKTQLSEIQARSYLLPRASAELQYTQGDREERTFGAGVTQPLYTGGKASAERRKSEHLQEAAEFSVRFTRQQVLKQLIDITADLRKAQEMVRVNQENVKRLEEHVNKSRIRLEVGEIARTALLQSQMALSEGRADYFESLSHLSTLNTRLNNIIGSTHEIRIVGELHLPELPASSFDDWLVKANLNRNDLMAEEALLEYSHDDLRARVSAYYPRLDAFVRYSIPDFEESSESIVYTGLNLSIPILEGGTRIASYREAKFNIIESSHRILQRKENVRLDVNQELNTIDVLKYKLEEASSRMDYARENLRMTTLQFEVGKSTNLDVLDAMLSLSNAERALAEAHYDMIKAQYGLLFHVGTLDISLFSP from the coding sequence ATGGGAAACCGCATTGTTCCGGCTGCCTTCTTCGCCCTTCTCTGCGCCGCGACAGCCCTGGCCAACGGCCATGTACGGGAAGTCAGTTTTGTGGAAGCCTACCACCTGGCATTGGAAAACAATAAGGCCATCCTGCTGGAGGAGATTTCTCAGCGCAAAACCCAGCTCAGTGAAATTCAGGCCCGCTCTTACCTGCTGCCCAGGGCCAGCGCCGAGCTGCAATACACCCAGGGTGACCGTGAAGAACGCACCTTTGGAGCCGGCGTGACCCAGCCCCTGTACACCGGCGGCAAAGCCAGCGCAGAACGACGCAAAAGCGAACATCTCCAGGAAGCCGCCGAGTTCAGCGTGCGCTTCACCCGGCAGCAGGTCCTCAAACAGCTGATCGACATCACCGCAGACCTGCGCAAGGCCCAGGAGATGGTCAGGGTCAACCAGGAGAATGTGAAGCGACTTGAGGAGCACGTCAACAAGTCGCGCATCCGCCTGGAAGTCGGCGAAATCGCCCGCACTGCCCTGCTGCAAAGCCAGATGGCCCTCAGCGAAGGTCGGGCAGACTACTTCGAGAGCCTGAGCCACCTTTCCACCCTGAACACCCGCCTCAACAATATCATTGGGAGCACCCACGAAATTCGCATCGTCGGTGAGCTGCACCTGCCGGAGCTCCCTGCCTCCAGCTTTGACGATTGGCTGGTGAAGGCGAACCTCAACCGCAACGACCTCATGGCCGAAGAAGCGCTGCTGGAGTACAGCCACGACGATCTGCGCGCGCGGGTCAGTGCCTACTACCCCCGCCTGGACGCCTTCGTGCGCTACTCCATACCCGACTTCGAGGAGAGCTCCGAATCCATCGTCTACACAGGCCTGAACCTTTCCATCCCCATACTGGAAGGGGGCACCCGCATCGCTTCCTACCGTGAGGCCAAATTTAACATCATTGAAAGCTCCCACCGCATCCTGCAGCGCAAAGAGAACGTGCGGCTGGATGTCAATCAGGAACTCAATACTATCGACGTGCTGAAGTACAAGCTGGAAGAAGCTTCCAGTCGTATGGATTATGCCCGGGAAAATCTGCGCATGACCACCCTGCAGTTTGAGGTCGGCAAATCCACCAACCTGGATGTACTAGATGCCATGCTCAGCCTGAGCAACGCGGAACGCGCCCTGGCCGAAGCCCATTACGACATGATCAAGGCCCAGTACGGCCTGCTCTTCCATGTCGGCACCCTGGACATATCCCTCTTCTCTCCATGA
- the mutL gene encoding DNA mismatch repair endonuclease MutL, giving the protein MKIGVLPDTVINQIAAGEVVERPVNVVKELVENALDADARRVEIAIEGGGIKRIRITDDGCGMARHDLMLCVERHATSKIRSFDDLTQLHSMGFRGEALPSIASVSRMHITSRQPDELTGHCLHIEGGRMTEVREEGANPGTRVEIADLFYNVPARKKFLRTPQTEQNLITSLVQSFALAHPQTAFSYSVDGRAQFQFPPATIDERIRQVFGRENATALREGRSQQDDGTGFHLYLSRPDNTRSRRDSLYFFVNRRHVKDRLLGAWLQRAYRHLIPQGRHPFGALFLNIDPALVDVNVHPTKTEVRFFDIGALGRLFEQAIRQVLIEGETPFHSSPEPPAPAVPRGFPSTGGWSSSAPHRNFGGQISEPAPAILPPSHLPARHGQPASPYGETPLWESAAPSTADFQILGQFQDTFIVGIKDEELILVDQHAAMERINFEEISDLYADNRVEQQPLLFPHPIGLTPQEQLTLNTHMPQLQAMGFTIDIIDDTACLVEAPLDLPPQQAMDTIREICSRAGEEKDDQPESAQESFRQLVMKTMACHRSVKANKTLNHQQMEELLQRLFQCRQPYTCPHGRPTLISYSREQLWKQFLR; this is encoded by the coding sequence ATGAAGATCGGTGTACTCCCCGACACCGTCATCAACCAGATCGCGGCCGGAGAAGTGGTTGAGCGGCCGGTCAACGTCGTCAAGGAGCTGGTGGAAAACGCCCTTGACGCTGACGCCAGGCGGGTGGAAATTGCCATTGAAGGTGGTGGCATCAAGCGCATCCGCATTACCGATGACGGCTGCGGCATGGCCAGACACGACCTCATGCTCTGTGTGGAGCGACACGCCACCAGCAAAATCCGCTCCTTTGACGACCTCACCCAGCTTCACTCCATGGGCTTTCGCGGTGAAGCCCTGCCCAGCATCGCCTCTGTCAGCCGCATGCACATCACCTCCCGCCAGCCAGACGAGCTGACTGGCCACTGCCTGCACATTGAGGGCGGCAGAATGACGGAAGTCCGGGAAGAGGGAGCCAACCCCGGTACACGGGTCGAGATCGCCGACCTTTTCTACAATGTCCCGGCCCGCAAAAAATTTCTACGCACCCCCCAGACCGAGCAGAATCTCATCACATCTCTGGTGCAGTCATTTGCCCTGGCTCACCCCCAGACCGCCTTCAGCTACAGCGTCGATGGCCGCGCGCAGTTCCAGTTTCCACCCGCCACCATCGACGAACGCATCCGACAGGTATTCGGCCGCGAAAACGCCACCGCACTGCGCGAAGGCCGCTCGCAGCAGGACGACGGAACCGGGTTCCACCTGTACCTCTCGCGCCCCGACAACACCCGCAGCCGCCGCGACTCCCTCTACTTCTTTGTCAATCGCCGCCACGTGAAGGATCGCCTGCTGGGAGCCTGGCTGCAGCGAGCGTACCGCCACCTCATACCCCAGGGACGCCATCCCTTCGGCGCCCTCTTTCTGAACATCGATCCCGCCCTGGTGGATGTCAATGTCCACCCCACCAAAACGGAAGTGCGTTTCTTCGATATAGGTGCTCTGGGCCGACTCTTTGAGCAGGCCATCCGCCAGGTTCTCATTGAAGGCGAAACTCCCTTCCACAGCAGCCCGGAACCCCCGGCGCCCGCCGTGCCGCGGGGCTTTCCCAGCACCGGTGGATGGAGCAGCAGCGCCCCCCACCGAAACTTTGGTGGCCAGATCAGCGAACCAGCACCAGCGATACTCCCGCCGTCACACCTACCCGCTCGACACGGGCAACCCGCCTCACCCTACGGCGAGACGCCGCTGTGGGAATCCGCCGCGCCATCAACAGCCGATTTCCAGATCCTCGGACAGTTCCAGGACACCTTCATTGTCGGCATCAAAGACGAGGAGCTGATCCTGGTGGACCAGCACGCCGCCATGGAACGCATCAACTTTGAGGAAATTTCCGACCTCTACGCCGACAATCGGGTGGAACAGCAGCCCCTGCTCTTCCCGCACCCCATCGGACTGACGCCCCAGGAGCAACTGACCCTGAACACCCATATGCCCCAGCTGCAGGCCATGGGCTTCACCATTGATATCATCGATGACACTGCCTGCCTGGTGGAAGCACCCCTCGACCTCCCCCCCCAGCAGGCCATGGACACCATCCGGGAAATCTGCAGCAGGGCAGGCGAAGAGAAAGACGATCAGCCGGAATCAGCCCAGGAATCCTTCCGGCAGCTGGTCATGAAGACCATGGCCTGCCACCGCAGCGTCAAAGCCAACAAGACCCTCAACCACCAGCAGATGGAAGAACTGCTGCAGCGACTTTTTCAGTGCCGCCAACCCTACACCTGCCCCCATGGCAGACCTACCCTGATATCCTACAGCAGAGAGCAATTGTGGAAACAGTTCCTCAGATAA
- a CDS encoding SapC family protein: MFVQPMPIENQRDKDLKVTPLSTYPHAAGLHSATLAVDEYEEAAKSVPIVFTKDPASGTMTSLCLLGIQQSRNLCVDGEGNWRTGMYIPAYVRCYPFLFMQSGEQVVPAIDHASRAVSREHGHPLFLENGEASDFLKAVLGMLKEYHEAQKRTRRFMNHMESLDLFEEMHADLKVGNETCRLSGFSRISEEKIARLPQDAQANLMATGLFRMIAAHLSSLHNLETFARIQQSQA; this comes from the coding sequence ATGTTCGTACAGCCCATGCCCATTGAAAATCAGCGCGACAAGGACCTCAAGGTCACCCCTCTCTCCACCTATCCCCATGCCGCCGGCCTGCACTCCGCCACCCTGGCCGTGGATGAATATGAAGAAGCAGCCAAATCCGTTCCCATTGTCTTCACGAAAGATCCCGCCAGCGGCACCATGACATCCCTGTGCCTGCTGGGCATTCAGCAGAGCCGCAACCTGTGTGTGGACGGTGAAGGAAACTGGCGCACCGGCATGTATATTCCCGCCTATGTGCGCTGTTACCCCTTTCTCTTCATGCAAAGCGGTGAGCAGGTGGTACCCGCCATTGACCACGCCTCGAGGGCTGTCAGCCGGGAGCATGGCCACCCGCTCTTCCTTGAAAACGGCGAAGCCAGCGATTTTCTGAAAGCGGTGCTGGGCATGCTCAAGGAGTACCACGAAGCCCAGAAGCGAACCCGACGCTTCATGAACCACATGGAAAGCCTCGATCTGTTTGAAGAGATGCACGCCGACCTGAAAGTGGGCAACGAGACCTGCCGACTGTCCGGATTCAGCCGCATCAGTGAAGAAAAAATCGCCCGGCTACCCCAGGACGCCCAGGCCAACCTCATGGCCACCGGCCTCTTCCGCATGATCGCCGCTCACCTGAGCTCACTGCATAACCTGGAAACCTTCGCTCGCATACAGCAGTCACAGGCATAG
- a CDS encoding surface lipoprotein assembly modifier, with protein sequence MMRRITALPSLLLLGRSLVCALGIFASVAMAQPVSQQEPARSMEEIRQLLQENQAEKAWQQASALMHQYPLNHDVNFYYGRAAYATGRYAHALFAYERLLGRNPLAHRVRLETGRTYLALNQPENAQRHFEEVLRHDPPPAVRRNVEHLLEQVSRKQQPGRLSGSLSAGLFHDSNVNFGLSSSLGSDLDQILDFSSLKSRSDQGVFAMAGVVYDHRLATVAPWYVTGGAQYYHRGHLDEDDSDLGYARLFGGFWTTGARSMTQVLLKYEDIRLGSEKLSTIVGLEPTYVYSIAPELRSLTALVVERRDQRNNERDSDYLSLQETLRWQYHEGGDSISGSLRLAFDDAEEKEYSSRLWEVRLEHERRVDLWSGRGLMGAHYREVVYGSEGRVPVDSLGTLVKRDDTQIALYASAQRELRPGLLGEIRLQYTDNDSNHPLQHYDKTVFSVAAHYRF encoded by the coding sequence ATGATGCGTCGGATCACTGCTCTGCCATCGCTGCTGTTGTTGGGAAGGTCTCTGGTATGTGCCCTGGGTATCTTTGCCTCAGTGGCCATGGCGCAGCCTGTCTCGCAGCAGGAGCCTGCCCGCTCAATGGAGGAGATTCGTCAACTGCTGCAGGAGAATCAGGCGGAAAAAGCCTGGCAGCAGGCATCGGCCTTGATGCACCAGTATCCCCTGAACCACGATGTCAATTTCTACTATGGCCGGGCAGCCTATGCCACCGGGCGTTACGCCCATGCGCTTTTTGCCTATGAACGTCTGCTGGGACGCAATCCCCTGGCCCATCGGGTGCGCCTGGAGACGGGGCGCACCTATCTGGCGCTGAATCAACCGGAGAATGCCCAGCGACACTTCGAGGAAGTGCTGCGTCACGATCCACCACCGGCGGTGCGGCGCAATGTGGAACACCTGCTGGAACAGGTTTCCCGCAAGCAGCAGCCGGGGCGACTCAGCGGCAGCCTTTCCGCAGGGCTCTTCCATGATTCCAACGTGAACTTCGGCCTGAGTTCTTCCCTGGGCAGTGATCTGGATCAGATTCTGGATTTTTCCTCTCTGAAGTCCCGCAGCGACCAGGGTGTTTTCGCGATGGCCGGCGTGGTGTACGATCACCGGCTGGCAACGGTTGCGCCCTGGTATGTCACCGGTGGCGCCCAGTACTACCATCGGGGACATCTGGACGAGGATGACAGCGATCTTGGCTACGCGCGCCTGTTTGGTGGCTTCTGGACGACGGGAGCGCGTTCCATGACCCAGGTGCTTCTGAAGTACGAAGATATTCGACTTGGCTCGGAAAAGCTTTCCACCATAGTGGGCCTCGAGCCCACCTACGTCTACAGCATAGCGCCTGAGCTGCGTTCTCTTACGGCCCTGGTCGTGGAGCGCCGGGATCAGCGGAACAATGAACGCGACAGCGACTATCTGAGTCTGCAGGAGACCCTGCGCTGGCAGTACCACGAAGGTGGCGACAGCATCAGTGGCAGCCTGCGACTGGCCTTTGATGACGCCGAAGAAAAGGAATATTCATCGCGCCTGTGGGAAGTGCGCCTGGAGCATGAGCGGCGGGTGGATCTGTGGTCGGGGCGAGGGCTCATGGGTGCCCACTACCGTGAAGTGGTTTATGGGAGCGAAGGAAGAGTTCCCGTGGACAGTCTTGGCACCCTGGTGAAGCGCGACGACACCCAGATAGCCCTCTATGCTTCTGCGCAGCGTGAACTGCGTCCGGGGCTCCTGGGGGAGATTCGTCTGCAGTACACCGACAACGACTCCAACCATCCCCTGCAGCACTATGACAAGACCGTGTTCAGTGTGGCGGCACACTATCGGTTCTGA
- the carA gene encoding glutamine-hydrolyzing carbamoyl-phosphate synthase small subunit gives MKGYIVLADGRCFTGKGFGFEGISEGEVVFNTSMTGYQEVLTDPSYVDQIVTMTYPMMGNYGITEEDMESDRPYVQGFVVKEYVDIPSNFRSQETLSQFLKKHGIPGVHGIDTRALVRHIREKGALPGIIATGEHNIDDLRKRAAAVAPMEGKDLVAKVTCQKPYTWDQGIWKLGEGFIPPSKSPNRYRLAVYDFGIKYNMLRLLTHYGFDLTVLPAFTPAEEILQGNYDGVFLSNGPGDPAAVTYAHANIARLIGKLPLFGICLGHQLTCTALGAKTFKLKFGHRGSNQPVKDLATDKIEITCQNHGFAVDPTNLPPKVRVSHLNLNDNTVEGITHEEYPLFTVQYHPEASAGPHDSEYLFKRFADMIENHRKTRAIAN, from the coding sequence ATGAAAGGCTATATAGTCCTGGCGGACGGAAGATGCTTCACCGGAAAAGGTTTCGGATTCGAAGGAATCAGTGAAGGCGAAGTGGTCTTCAACACCAGCATGACCGGTTACCAGGAAGTACTTACCGACCCGTCCTACGTCGACCAGATCGTCACCATGACCTACCCCATGATGGGCAACTACGGTATCACCGAAGAGGACATGGAATCGGATCGCCCCTATGTACAGGGTTTTGTGGTCAAGGAGTATGTGGATATCCCCTCCAACTTCCGTTCACAGGAGACCCTCAGTCAGTTCCTGAAAAAGCATGGCATCCCGGGAGTGCATGGTATTGACACCCGTGCCCTGGTGCGACATATCCGCGAAAAAGGCGCCCTGCCAGGCATCATCGCCACGGGCGAACACAACATCGACGACCTCAGAAAGCGCGCGGCAGCGGTTGCTCCCATGGAAGGCAAGGATCTGGTAGCCAAGGTCACCTGCCAGAAGCCCTATACCTGGGATCAGGGTATCTGGAAGCTTGGGGAAGGGTTTATTCCCCCATCCAAATCGCCCAACCGTTACCGTCTGGCAGTATACGACTTCGGCATCAAGTACAACATGCTGCGCCTGCTGACCCACTACGGCTTTGACCTCACCGTCCTTCCGGCATTTACCCCCGCCGAGGAAATCCTGCAGGGCAATTACGATGGCGTCTTTCTCTCCAACGGCCCCGGCGACCCCGCCGCCGTGACTTACGCCCACGCCAACATCGCCAGGCTGATCGGCAAGCTGCCCCTCTTTGGCATCTGCCTTGGTCACCAGCTCACCTGCACTGCCCTGGGCGCAAAGACCTTCAAACTGAAATTCGGACACCGCGGTTCCAACCAGCCCGTCAAGGATCTGGCCACCGATAAAATCGAAATCACCTGCCAGAACCACGGTTTCGCGGTCGATCCCACCAATCTTCCACCCAAGGTGCGCGTATCACATCTGAATCTCAACGACAACACCGTCGAGGGGATTACCCACGAGGAGTATCCCCTCTTCACGGTGCAGTACCACCCGGAAGCCAGCGCGGGACCCCACGACAGTGAATATCTGTTCAAACGATTTGCCGACATGATCGAAAACCACCGCAAAACCCGTGCGATTGCCAACTGA
- a CDS encoding FecR family protein produces MRYLFCLIFLLILLPLPALATAPAPVGTVIGLEGQAWAATDGTRRGLRLQAKVHAGEELLTGDNSKLQILFNDDSILSLGSQSSMVIDRYVYDPDRAANSGLVQRMQRGTFRTVTGRIAEQNPENFEIQSPLAVIGIRGTDIVGMINPDGTHQEIGTMSGRIQHMSHGQIQQVTPGNSVVATPSAFTYGPMSPGLLAAAMDLGSVGFGDADNGGAAGEDEATEEGSWPGDESDDGAEGDGSDGHGSLLLKEQASMEQQAEDIQSAQSAPSDPQPEPEPQPEPEPQPEPEPEPEPEPEPEPALTLHPGGSGLAYDHAIAVADPEGSPWNPHSHYTYGETAFMEWGYWAEEPSSLANRVYDVRGSLISTEEVNRMRDENITATYSGTAEGIYRALGETGYAELATGSFSGVVNFGNSSLSNFRVEFTGVDGSSIELSGGQGELVNGQYQLSIHQFETVRLPHVDVNDGFLKGGIFGPGGAGTGGIWELRSGNSSTDARATGTFEGVRP; encoded by the coding sequence ATGAGATATCTGTTCTGTCTGATCTTCCTGCTGATTCTTTTGCCCTTACCGGCTCTTGCCACTGCTCCCGCGCCCGTGGGTACGGTGATAGGCCTGGAGGGGCAGGCCTGGGCTGCCACCGATGGCACGCGGCGCGGGCTGCGCCTTCAGGCGAAGGTCCATGCCGGAGAAGAGCTGCTGACGGGTGACAACAGTAAGCTGCAGATCCTCTTCAACGATGATTCCATCCTGAGCCTTGGCTCCCAAAGCAGCATGGTCATCGACCGCTATGTGTATGATCCGGACCGTGCCGCCAATTCGGGACTGGTGCAGCGCATGCAGCGGGGCACGTTCCGCACGGTCACCGGACGCATTGCCGAGCAGAATCCTGAAAACTTTGAAATTCAGTCACCCCTGGCCGTTATCGGCATTCGGGGAACAGATATCGTGGGTATGATCAATCCCGATGGCACCCATCAGGAAATCGGTACCATGAGCGGACGTATTCAGCATATGAGCCATGGGCAGATCCAACAGGTCACGCCTGGCAACTCTGTGGTGGCAACGCCCAGCGCCTTCACCTATGGCCCCATGAGCCCCGGTCTGCTGGCAGCTGCCATGGATCTTGGCAGCGTGGGTTTTGGCGATGCCGACAATGGAGGTGCTGCCGGGGAAGATGAAGCCACAGAAGAGGGCTCCTGGCCTGGGGATGAAAGTGACGATGGGGCCGAGGGTGATGGCTCCGATGGTCATGGAAGCCTGCTCCTGAAGGAGCAGGCTTCCATGGAGCAGCAGGCCGAAGATATTCAATCTGCCCAGAGTGCTCCCAGTGACCCTCAACCAGAACCAGAGCCTCAACCAGAACCAGAGCCGCAACCAGAGCCAGAACCAGAGCCAGAGCCAGAGCCAGAACCAGAGCCTGCTCTTACTTTGCATCCCGGAGGCAGTGGCCTTGCCTATGACCATGCCATTGCCGTGGCGGATCCGGAGGGTTCTCCCTGGAATCCCCACAGCCACTACACCTATGGAGAGACCGCTTTCATGGAATGGGGTTACTGGGCAGAGGAGCCTTCGTCCCTGGCGAATCGCGTCTATGATGTGCGCGGCAGCCTGATCTCCACGGAAGAGGTCAACCGCATGCGCGATGAGAATATCACGGCCACCTATTCGGGAACTGCCGAGGGCATCTACCGCGCCCTTGGGGAGACGGGGTACGCTGAGCTTGCCACGGGAAGTTTTTCGGGAGTGGTGAATTTCGGCAACAGCAGCCTGAGCAACTTCCGGGTGGAGTTCACGGGAGTGGACGGTTCCAGCATTGAACTGAGCGGCGGGCAGGGCGAACTGGTGAACGGTCAGTACCAGCTGAGTATCCATCAGTTCGAAACCGTGCGTTTGCCCCATGTGGACGTGAACGATGGCTTTCTCAAGGGCGGCATCTTTGGCCCAGGCGGAGCGGGTACCGGTGGAATCTGGGAGCTGCGCTCCGGGAACAGCTCCACTGACGCCCGGGCAACGGGTACCTTTGAAGGGGTGCGTCCATGA